One window of Pseudomonas urmiensis genomic DNA carries:
- a CDS encoding MFS transporter yields MSPLVQLLASAVALMMAMGIGRFALTPQLPSLIAEGQFDLTAAGLVAAANYLGYFLGAVDAMFARQPGQVRLRLHAGLWLCVVLTLASWAANGFWSHLLLRFGTGVASAWVLVMITSLTQQLAAAHGTPRLGALVFAGPGVGIALTGLLALAAHLLGMDSAALWLVYAVAALVMLLTVRPWLPRALAPAPAAIARSAPSPGIARLGLVYGLYGVGYILPATFLSQMANQRFHGHWLADLFWPAFGLAAALGVVLVSVRRPGRTTGWLAATLWLQGLGVLACLLGDGFGLALGVVLCGGPFLACMQLVMQRSRELAPHATQRNAGLLTACFALGQLSGPLLAALSNHYSASLQPALVLAASGLGLAGVLVVTSRSARQVCQASTSTA; encoded by the coding sequence ATGTCGCCGCTCGTACAATTACTGGCCAGTGCCGTGGCCCTGATGATGGCCATGGGCATCGGCCGCTTCGCCCTGACCCCGCAACTGCCCAGCCTGATCGCTGAAGGGCAATTCGACCTGACTGCCGCTGGCCTTGTCGCCGCCGCCAACTACCTGGGCTACTTCCTCGGCGCGGTGGACGCCATGTTCGCTCGCCAGCCTGGCCAAGTACGCCTGCGTCTGCATGCAGGCCTGTGGCTGTGCGTGGTGTTGACCCTCGCCTCGTGGGCAGCCAATGGTTTCTGGAGCCATCTGCTGCTGCGCTTTGGCACTGGCGTTGCCAGCGCCTGGGTGCTGGTGATGATTACCAGCCTCACGCAACAGCTGGCAGCCGCTCATGGCACACCACGACTGGGCGCCCTGGTGTTCGCAGGGCCTGGTGTGGGCATTGCGCTGACCGGGCTACTGGCGCTGGCGGCACATCTGCTGGGGATGGACTCGGCGGCCTTGTGGCTGGTTTATGCAGTGGCCGCGCTGGTCATGTTGCTTACAGTGCGGCCCTGGTTGCCAAGGGCGCTGGCGCCTGCACCAGCAGCAATCGCACGTTCGGCGCCGAGCCCTGGCATCGCCCGTCTGGGGCTGGTGTATGGGCTCTATGGGGTGGGGTATATCTTGCCGGCCACATTTTTATCGCAGATGGCCAACCAGCGTTTTCACGGACATTGGCTGGCCGACCTGTTCTGGCCAGCGTTTGGCCTGGCTGCCGCGTTGGGCGTGGTACTGGTGAGTGTGCGCCGACCTGGGCGGACTACCGGCTGGTTGGCCGCAACCCTTTGGCTGCAAGGCCTGGGCGTGCTGGCCTGCCTGCTGGGTGATGGGTTTGGCCTGGCCCTGGGGGTGGTGCTGTGTGGAGGGCCGTTCCTGGCCTGCATGCAATTGGTCATGCAGCGCTCGCGAGAGCTGGCGCCGCATGCCACGCAGCGCAATGCCGGACTATTGACCGCGTGCTTCGCGCTCGGCCAATTGAGTGGGCCGCTGCTGGCAGCACTGAGCAATCACTACAGCGCTAGCCTGCAACCTGCGCTGGTGTTGGCCGCCAGTGGGCTTGGGCTGGCCGGCGTCCTGGTAGTAACCAGCCGCAGCGCACGGCAGGTTTGTCAGGCGAGCACTAGCACGGCCTGA
- a CDS encoding PA1414 family protein: MKKPLFNWLHDLAVALGLIPPPLQPVPIPTDEEQRKRQPRRR, from the coding sequence ATGAAAAAACCACTGTTCAACTGGCTCCATGACCTGGCTGTCGCCTTGGGCCTGATTCCGCCACCGCTGCAGCCGGTGCCGATTCCCACCGACGAAGAGCAGCGCAAGCGCCAACCTCGTCGCCGTTGA
- a CDS encoding LysR family transcriptional regulator — protein MASTLPDLKLLRIFVSVVRHQGFANAQRELNLSTSAISTYMSQLESSLGIVLCHRGRGGFSLTSKGELFHQETLRLLAEMDGFEQYAAALKGELRGTLNLGVIDSTVGDRALPLAEAIGAYSQEHPAVHLHLSVSSPYELQLGVQDNRLDLAIGAFSSRMSGLVYQPLYREQHWLYCSSRHPLFVERRIPEPVVTQQRMVGRGYWSQAELARHGFKHSAATVESMEAQLILILSGAYIGYLPEHYAQAWVDKGDLRVLSPATFGYQAPFSLIIRRGRSREPLIQTFRDLLKSQLNVG, from the coding sequence ATGGCCTCGACCCTGCCCGATCTGAAACTGCTACGCATCTTCGTCAGCGTGGTACGCCACCAGGGTTTCGCCAATGCCCAGCGCGAGCTGAACCTGTCGACCTCGGCGATCAGTACCTACATGAGTCAGCTCGAGAGTTCCTTGGGCATCGTCCTTTGCCACCGCGGGCGCGGAGGCTTCAGCCTGACCAGCAAGGGTGAGCTGTTTCATCAGGAGACCTTGCGTCTGCTCGCGGAAATGGACGGTTTCGAGCAATACGCGGCAGCGCTCAAGGGCGAGCTGCGCGGAACCCTCAACCTAGGGGTAATCGACTCGACTGTCGGTGATCGCGCCTTGCCCCTGGCCGAGGCGATTGGCGCCTATAGCCAGGAGCATCCGGCGGTACATCTGCACTTGTCGGTCTCCAGCCCCTACGAACTGCAACTGGGCGTGCAGGACAACCGTCTGGACCTGGCCATTGGTGCCTTCTCTTCGCGCATGAGTGGCCTGGTCTATCAGCCGTTGTATCGTGAACAGCACTGGCTGTATTGCAGCAGCCGGCACCCATTGTTCGTCGAACGGCGCATTCCCGAACCGGTGGTGACCCAGCAGCGCATGGTCGGCCGGGGTTATTGGAGCCAGGCCGAGCTGGCCCGGCATGGCTTCAAGCACAGCGCGGCAACCGTGGAAAGCATGGAAGCGCAGTTGATCCTGATTCTCTCCGGCGCCTACATCGGCTATTTGCCTGAGCATTACGCCCAGGCCTGGGTCGATAAAGGGGATCTACGGGTACTATCGCCGGCTACCTTCGGTTATCAGGCGCCATTCTCGCTGATCATCCGCCGAGGTCGCAGCCGTGAGCCATTGATCCAGACCTTCCGTGACCTGCTCAAAAGCCAGCTCAATGTAGGCTAG
- a CDS encoding transcriptional regulator, whose product MSSYDWDLIQRLLHEVQNGADHSFTPRPYAEQHAAALAAQGQPVGDLDHLKTRACEYEKILFERGFIESRPAEDGGNGENFVLTERGSRLLSLIDSSIPGFEHPRQVLDEQEDPLDENTFEHVSAKAQIAGGAI is encoded by the coding sequence ATGAGCAGCTACGACTGGGACCTGATCCAACGCCTGCTGCACGAAGTGCAAAATGGCGCTGATCACAGCTTTACGCCACGCCCCTACGCCGAGCAACATGCCGCGGCACTCGCCGCCCAAGGCCAGCCGGTGGGCGATCTGGATCATCTGAAGACCCGCGCGTGCGAGTACGAGAAGATCCTCTTCGAGCGCGGCTTCATCGAATCTCGGCCGGCAGAGGATGGCGGCAATGGCGAGAACTTCGTGCTCACCGAGCGTGGCTCGCGCTTGCTCAGTCTGATCGACAGCAGCATTCCTGGCTTCGAGCACCCGCGCCAGGTGCTGGATGAGCAGGAAGATCCGCTGGACGAAAACACCTTCGAGCACGTCTCGGCCAAGGCGCAGATTGCGGGCGGCGCAATTTAG
- a CDS encoding DMT family transporter, producing the protein MSAARKNPDAFALQLMLGLCLIWGSQQVMIKWAAVDIAPVMQAAFRSGIAALLVGILICWRGGWGQVGSTWRAGLLAGALFGLEFMFIAEGLKLTSAAHMSVFLYTAPVFTALGLHFMLPSERLRLLQWLGILLSFAGIATAFAGGLQLDQIDARTLLGDAFGVLAGLAWGATTVVVRGSRLSEAPATLTLFYQLMVGFVGLLLIALVSGQIGRVTLTPLAMGSVLFQGIVVSFVSYLTWFWLLRKYLASNLAVFSFITPLFGVTFGVLLLGEPLSVNFVLGAVMVLCGVILVSAEPWVRKQLRKVIG; encoded by the coding sequence ATGAGTGCGGCCCGCAAGAATCCCGACGCTTTCGCCCTGCAACTGATGCTTGGGCTGTGCCTGATCTGGGGCAGCCAGCAGGTGATGATCAAATGGGCCGCCGTTGATATCGCCCCGGTGATGCAGGCGGCTTTTCGTTCCGGTATCGCTGCGCTGTTGGTCGGTATCTTGATCTGCTGGCGTGGGGGCTGGGGCCAGGTGGGCAGTACCTGGCGGGCCGGGTTGCTGGCTGGCGCACTGTTTGGCCTGGAATTTATGTTCATTGCCGAGGGGCTGAAGTTGACCTCGGCGGCGCACATGTCGGTGTTTCTCTACACCGCGCCGGTGTTCACCGCACTCGGCCTGCATTTCATGCTGCCCAGCGAGCGGCTGCGGCTTTTGCAGTGGTTGGGTATCTTGCTGTCGTTTGCCGGGATCGCCACGGCCTTCGCTGGCGGCTTGCAGCTCGATCAGATCGATGCTCGCACGCTTCTAGGCGATGCCTTTGGGGTGCTGGCGGGCTTGGCCTGGGGCGCGACTACTGTGGTGGTGCGAGGTTCGCGGCTGTCGGAAGCGCCGGCGACCTTGACCTTGTTCTATCAGCTGATGGTGGGCTTTGTCGGGCTGTTGCTGATTGCGCTGGTGAGCGGGCAGATCGGTAGGGTTACGTTGACCCCACTGGCGATGGGCAGCGTGTTGTTCCAGGGGATTGTGGTCTCGTTCGTCAGCTACCTGACCTGGTTCTGGTTGCTGCGCAAGTATCTCGCTTCGAACCTGGCGGTGTTCTCTTTCATCACGCCGTTGTTTGGGGTGACCTTTGGCGTGCTGCTGTTGGGGGAGCCGCTGAGTGTGAACTTTGTACTCGGGGCGGTGATGGTGTTGTGCGGGGTGATCCTGGTCAGTGCTGAGCCCTGGGTGCGTAAGCAGTTGCGCAAGGTGATTGGCTAG
- a CDS encoding BrnA antitoxin family protein, with protein MTKSSKTDWSRLAQQDDQQIDTSDIAELGEDFFRQAELRVPAKQAVTIRLDADVLAWFKEQGTGYQTRINQLLRQYMQAQHRHR; from the coding sequence ATGACCAAGTCTTCCAAAACTGATTGGAGCCGCCTGGCTCAACAAGACGATCAGCAGATCGACACTTCGGACATTGCCGAGCTAGGTGAGGATTTTTTTCGCCAGGCTGAGCTGCGGGTTCCAGCCAAACAGGCCGTGACGATCCGTCTTGATGCCGATGTATTGGCCTGGTTCAAGGAGCAGGGCACGGGCTACCAGACGCGTATAAATCAGTTGTTGCGCCAGTATATGCAGGCTCAGCATCGCCATCGTTGA
- the speB gene encoding agmatinase, which yields MDKTLHQPLGGNEMPRFGGIATMLRLPHLQSAEGLDAAFVGVPLDIGTSLRSGTRFGPRQIRAESVMIRPYNMATGAAPFDSLSIADIGDVAINTFNLLDAVRIIEEAYDNIVEHNVIPLTLGGDHTITLPILRALHKKHGKIGLVHIDAHADVNDHMFGEKIAHGTTFRRAVEEGLLDCDRVVQIGLRAQGYTADDFNWSRRQGFRVVQAEECWHKSLEPLMAEVREKVGGGPVYLSFDIDGIDPAWAPGTGTPEIGGLTTIQAMEIIRGCHGLDLIGCDLVEVSPPYDTTGNTSLLGANLLFEMLCVLPGVVRR from the coding sequence GTGGACAAGACTCTTCACCAACCACTGGGCGGCAACGAAATGCCGCGTTTCGGCGGCATCGCCACCATGCTTCGCCTGCCCCACCTGCAAAGCGCCGAAGGCCTGGATGCCGCGTTCGTCGGCGTGCCCCTGGATATCGGCACCTCGCTGCGTTCGGGCACCCGCTTCGGCCCCCGGCAGATCCGCGCCGAGTCGGTCATGATCCGCCCCTACAACATGGCCACCGGTGCCGCGCCCTTCGACTCGCTGTCGATCGCCGACATTGGCGATGTAGCGATCAATACCTTCAACCTGCTCGACGCCGTGCGCATCATCGAAGAAGCCTACGACAACATTGTCGAGCATAATGTCATCCCGCTGACCCTTGGTGGCGACCACACCATCACCTTGCCGATCCTGCGCGCCCTGCATAAAAAGCACGGCAAGATCGGCCTGGTGCACATCGATGCCCACGCCGACGTCAACGATCACATGTTCGGCGAGAAGATCGCCCACGGCACCACCTTCCGCCGCGCAGTGGAAGAAGGCCTGCTCGATTGCGATCGCGTGGTGCAGATCGGCCTGCGCGCCCAGGGCTATACCGCCGACGACTTCAACTGGAGCCGTCGCCAGGGTTTCCGTGTGGTTCAGGCCGAAGAGTGCTGGCACAAGTCGCTGGAGCCATTGATGGCTGAAGTGCGCGAGAAAGTAGGTGGGGGCCCGGTGTACCTGTCGTTCGACATCGACGGCATCGACCCGGCCTGGGCGCCTGGCACTGGCACCCCGGAAATCGGTGGCCTGACCACCATCCAGGCGATGGAAATCATCCGTGGCTGCCACGGCCTGGACCTGATTGGCTGCGACCTGGTCGAGGTTTCGCCGCCCTATGACACCACCGGCAACACCTCGTTGCTCGGCGCCAACCTGCTGTTCGAGATGCTCTGCGTACTGCCAGGTGTCGTACGTCGCTGA
- the ptrR gene encoding putrescine utilization regulator PtrR yields the protein MEFSQLRIFQAVAEEGSLTRAAERLHRVPSNLSTRLRQLEEQLGVELFLRERQRLQLSPAGKVLLDYANRLSTLHDQAVAAVQGGQPAGDFVLGTMYSTAATHLPPLLARYHQTYPAVNLQVQAAPSGDLLEGLMSHRLDAALVDGPPSLAGLDGVPLCDEVLVLITSPEHPPVHSARDVAGRAVFTFRQGCSYRMRLEAWYAHAHTPMGRVMEIESYQSMLACVIAGAGVALMAQSMLDSLPGREQIRVHRLQAPFDQAVTWLMWRQGMCGANLQAWIDLQQGETVDRPSERPATA from the coding sequence ATGGAGTTCAGTCAACTGCGCATCTTTCAAGCGGTGGCCGAAGAAGGTTCGCTTACCCGTGCTGCCGAGCGCTTGCACCGCGTGCCGTCGAACCTGTCGACGCGGCTGCGACAGTTGGAAGAGCAGTTGGGTGTCGAGCTGTTCTTGCGTGAGCGCCAGCGCTTGCAGCTGTCGCCAGCCGGAAAGGTGCTGCTCGACTACGCCAACCGCTTGTCGACCCTGCACGACCAAGCGGTGGCGGCAGTGCAGGGTGGTCAACCTGCAGGGGACTTCGTCTTGGGCACGATGTACAGCACCGCGGCGACGCATCTGCCGCCGTTGCTGGCCCGCTATCACCAGACTTACCCAGCGGTGAACCTGCAGGTACAGGCCGCTCCGAGCGGCGATCTGCTCGAAGGGCTGATGAGCCACCGCCTGGATGCCGCCTTGGTCGATGGGCCGCCAAGCCTTGCAGGGCTCGATGGCGTGCCACTGTGCGATGAAGTCTTGGTACTGATCACCAGCCCTGAGCACCCCCCGGTGCACAGTGCCCGGGATGTGGCAGGGCGGGCGGTGTTCACCTTCCGCCAGGGCTGCTCCTACCGGATGCGTCTGGAAGCCTGGTACGCCCACGCCCACACGCCCATGGGCCGGGTCATGGAGATCGAGTCTTACCAGAGCATGCTGGCCTGTGTCATTGCCGGGGCAGGGGTAGCGTTGATGGCGCAATCGATGCTCGACAGCCTGCCAGGACGTGAGCAGATTCGCGTCCACCGGCTGCAAGCACCGTTCGATCAGGCTGTCACCTGGTTGATGTGGCGCCAGGGCATGTGTGGGGCAAATTTGCAGGCGTGGATCGATCTGCAACAAGGCGAAACAGTTGACCGACCGTCGGAACGCCCCGCGACCGCTTGA
- a CDS encoding sodium:solute symporter gives MALDIIVVLIYAAGMLALGWYGMRRAKTHEDYLVAGRNLGPTLYMGTMATTVLGGASTVGTVRLGYVHGISGFWLCAALGLGIIALNLFLAKPLLRLRIFTVTQVLERRYNPMARQASAVIMLAYALMIGVTSTLAMGTVLQVLLDLPFWLSLLLGGGVVVVYSTIGGMWSLTLTDIVQFVIKTVGLMFILLPVCLYKVGGWDQLVAQLPAASFSWTTIGWDTIITYSLIYFFGILIGQDIWQRVFTARDEKVCQRAGTTAGIYCVAYGLACALIGMAAHVLMPDLANPNNAFAAMIKTTLPDGIRGLLMAAALAAMMSTASAGLLAASTTITEDLLPKLRGGKQSSLGVSRLFTLLTGLVVLGIALAVNDVISALTLAYNLLVGGMLVPLIGAIFWKRATTAGAIASMSLGFATALLFMFKDGLDANTPIYYSLAIGLLSFVLVSLLSRRPMAAVNLA, from the coding sequence ATGGCCTTGGACATCATCGTAGTACTGATCTATGCCGCCGGCATGCTCGCGCTTGGCTGGTACGGCATGCGGCGGGCAAAAACCCACGAAGACTACCTGGTAGCCGGACGCAACCTCGGCCCGACCCTGTACATGGGCACCATGGCCACCACGGTGCTGGGTGGTGCTTCGACCGTCGGCACCGTGCGCCTGGGCTACGTCCATGGTATCTCCGGTTTCTGGCTGTGCGCGGCACTGGGCCTGGGAATCATCGCGCTGAACCTGTTCCTCGCCAAACCCTTACTGCGCCTGCGTATCTTCACCGTCACCCAGGTGCTTGAGCGGCGCTACAACCCCATGGCGCGCCAAGCCAGTGCGGTCATCATGCTGGCCTACGCGCTGATGATCGGCGTCACCTCGACCCTGGCCATGGGCACGGTATTGCAGGTGCTGCTCGACCTGCCGTTCTGGCTGTCGCTGCTGCTCGGTGGCGGCGTGGTGGTGGTCTACTCGACCATTGGCGGCATGTGGTCGCTGACCCTCACCGATATCGTCCAGTTCGTGATCAAGACCGTCGGACTGATGTTCATCCTGCTGCCGGTGTGCCTGTACAAGGTCGGTGGCTGGGATCAACTGGTCGCGCAGCTGCCGGCGGCCAGCTTCAGCTGGACCACCATCGGCTGGGACACCATCATCACCTACTCCCTGATCTACTTCTTCGGCATCCTCATCGGCCAGGACATCTGGCAGCGGGTGTTCACCGCCCGTGACGAAAAGGTCTGCCAGCGCGCCGGTACCACCGCCGGTATCTACTGCGTGGCGTACGGTTTGGCCTGCGCCCTGATCGGCATGGCCGCCCACGTGCTGATGCCGGACCTGGCCAACCCGAACAACGCCTTCGCGGCGATGATCAAGACCACCCTGCCCGATGGCATCCGTGGCCTGCTGATGGCGGCCGCCCTGGCGGCGATGATGTCGACGGCCAGCGCCGGCTTGCTGGCGGCGTCCACCACCATCACCGAAGACCTGCTGCCCAAGCTGCGCGGCGGCAAGCAGTCGAGCCTGGGTGTGAGCCGTCTGTTCACCTTGCTGACCGGCCTGGTAGTGCTGGGCATTGCCCTGGCAGTGAACGATGTGATCAGCGCGCTGACCTTGGCTTACAACCTGCTGGTCGGCGGGATGCTGGTGCCGCTTATCGGGGCGATCTTCTGGAAGCGTGCGACCACCGCAGGGGCGATCGCCAGCATGTCGCTGGGCTTTGCCACCGCGCTGCTGTTCATGTTCAAGGATGGTCTGGATGCCAATACGCCGATCTACTACAGCCTGGCGATTGGTCTGCTGAGCTTTGTGCTGGTCAGCCTGCTGTCGCGTCGCCCGATGGCGGCGGTGAACCTGGCCTGA